The following proteins are encoded in a genomic region of Candidatus Rokuibacteriota bacterium:
- a CDS encoding YgiT-type zinc finger protein → MECVHCRGRMQRGVAAFSVERSGYHVRWDAIPAWVCTQCGEPLFEAREVDVIQRALAALDRESQKLAPAS, encoded by the coding sequence CCGGATGCAGCGAGGTGTCGCCGCCTTCAGCGTGGAGCGCAGCGGCTACCACGTCCGCTGGGATGCCATCCCCGCCTGGGTGTGCACGCAGTGCGGCGAACCGCTGTTCGAAGCCCGAGAAGTGGACGTGATCCAGCGGGCCCTGGCCGCCCTCGACCGCGAGAGCCAGAAGCTCGCCCCGGCGTCGTAG
- a CDS encoding Uma2 family endonuclease has product MPPMVPVIEPDVQIRRWRRVEYERLVDLGMFVGERVELLAGWLVVREPQGSAHAAIVGHIGQVLAATFGAGWHAHVHSPLALDDESEPEPDVAIVPGEPREHLGAHPSAAGTPIPVADLLP; this is encoded by the coding sequence ATGCCACCCATGGTCCCGGTGATCGAGCCGGACGTGCAGATTCGTCGCTGGCGCCGGGTGGAGTACGAGCGCCTCGTCGACCTCGGCATGTTCGTCGGCGAGCGCGTCGAGCTCCTTGCCGGGTGGCTCGTCGTCCGCGAGCCCCAGGGCAGCGCTCATGCAGCGATCGTGGGGCACATCGGCCAGGTCCTCGCGGCGACCTTCGGCGCCGGGTGGCATGCGCACGTGCACTCGCCGCTGGCTCTCGACGATGAGTCGGAGCCCGAGCCCGACGTGGCCATCGTTCCAGGCGAGCCTCGCGAGCACCTCGGCGCGCATCCCTCCGCGGCGGGCACGCCGATTCCCGTCGCCGATCTCCTCCCCTGA
- a CDS encoding EamA family transporter — protein MALFFAAGTTCFVMALARTSVANVLIIHSTAPFIAGLIGWLWLGERVSPRTWVAMTAALGGTVLMVSASVGRRSLTGDGLAAVTALSFAAATVIMRRRRAVRMLPAACLAVTFGAAFAFPQAAPGTAGARDLVLLALFGMGQLGVGLSLYTAGARLIPAAEAALIAVLESILGPIWVWLAVGESPGALSLAGGAVVLGALAVHTALDLRRPDPPTTRAVRGSG, from the coding sequence ATGGCGCTCTTCTTCGCCGCCGGCACCACGTGCTTCGTCATGGCGCTCGCCCGCACCTCGGTGGCCAATGTGCTGATCATCCACAGCACCGCGCCGTTCATCGCCGGCCTCATCGGCTGGCTCTGGCTGGGCGAGCGGGTGTCACCCCGCACCTGGGTGGCCATGACGGCGGCGCTCGGCGGGACCGTGCTGATGGTCTCGGCATCCGTGGGGCGGCGCTCGCTGACCGGCGACGGCCTGGCCGCCGTGACTGCGCTCAGCTTCGCGGCGGCCACGGTCATCATGCGCCGCCGCCGCGCCGTGCGAATGCTTCCCGCGGCCTGCCTCGCCGTGACCTTCGGAGCCGCCTTCGCCTTCCCTCAGGCCGCGCCGGGGACGGCCGGGGCCCGCGACCTCGTCCTCCTCGCCCTCTTCGGAATGGGTCAGCTCGGCGTGGGCCTGAGCCTCTACACCGCCGGCGCGCGCCTCATCCCGGCGGCCGAGGCCGCCCTGATCGCCGTGCTGGAGAGCATCCTGGGGCCCATCTGGGTGTGGCTCGCCGTCGGGGAGTCGCCGGGGGCCCTGTCCCTCGCGGGCGGGGCAGTCGTGCTGGGAGCGCTGGCCGTCCACACCGCGCTCGATCTCCGCCGTCCGGATCCGCCGACGACGAGGGCGGTCCGCGGATCGGGCTGA